ATGTTTCGCCGATCCGGCAAAGCGCTTCTTTGTCCATTATCCGCCATGCTCCTCCAATTTAAAAGTCGCCGCCATCGGCACTGCCTCTACAGCCATTGTCCGAAAGCTTCCAGCTGCAAGCCGGCGCTTTGCAAATCATCGCGTATTTTGCGGATAAGCTCCACCGCGCCCGGAGTGTCGCCGTGCACGCAAATGGTCTGCGCGTCGATGGCGACATCCGTACCGTCGATGCTTTTTACTTTTTTTTCTTTGATCACTCGCAAAACACGGCCGGAGACCGCGGCGGCATCATGGATGACCGATCCTTCCACTTTGCGGGAAACAAGGTTGCCCTCCGCCGTATAGGCGCGGTCGGCAAAAAACTCTTCCACCCAGCGCACCCCGGCGGCTTTGGCGCCTTTTACCATCTCCGATTTGGCCATGCAGACCATTATCAAGTTTGCGTCCACCGCTTTTATCGCCCTGGCAATGGTTTCCGCCACGGCGGCGTCTTTTTCCGCCACGTTATAAAGCGCGCCGTGCGCCTTCACATGCTGCATGGGCACGCCTTCCGCCGCGCAAAAGCCTTTCAGCGCGCTTACCTGATAGATTACGTCGGCGATTATCTCCTCCGGCGCAAGGTTCATCACCCGGCGGCCGAAACCCACCAAGTCGGGGAAAGACGGATGCGCGCCGACGGCCGCGCCGTACTGTTTTGCCAGCCGCACCGCCCGCCGCATGTTCAGCGGGTCGGAGGCGTGAAAGCCGCAGGCGATGTTTACCGAAGTTACCAGCGGCATCACTTGCGTATCTTCGCCTAAGCGGTACATGCTGAAATTTTCGCCGGTATCGCAGTTTAAGTCTATTTTCACTTAAAAACCTCCTCAATTTTCACATCGTACTGTTCCTTGTTGACGGCCAGCCGCCAAAGACACGCCGGCGCCTTTTCTTTCGCGAATTCACGGAGCTTGGCCAGCCGCCCTTCGTATTCCGCCAAAGCCCAAAGCGATTCTTCCTCGGTTACCGCCCGGAATTTTATCCAGTCGCCGGGACGGCATTGCGCCAATAGCGGAAGATCGGGGCTTATGACGAAACAAAGCTTAGTATAGCCGCCGGTAGTCTGGCAGTCGTTGAGCATTATGATCGGCTGCCCGCTGCCCGGTACCTGGACGCCGCCGCTTATAAGCGCGTCGGAGATAATGTCGGCGCCGGCTTTGTGCTGGAGCCGCGGCCCGCGCAGACGGTAGCCCATGCGGTCGGAATCGGCTTCGATCAAGTATTGCGCGCTTTCCAGGACGGCAAACGCGCCGTCCTCAAAAGCGTCTTCCTGCGGGCCCGGCAGCACCCTGAGCAAAACAGGGCCCAGCGTCGGCTTTAACCCGGCGGGCAGGATTCTTCCCTGTCCACCCGCGCTTTCTTTTATCGGCAGCAGATCGCCTTTTTTCAGCGCCCGCCCCTCCATCCCCCCAATGCCGGAACGGGTGTGGGTACTGGTGCTATCCATCGTCTTTGCTATTTTAAAACCGCCGGCGACCGCCAGATAAGCGCGGCAGCCGCTGACGGCGAAAGACAGGGCCAGTTTCTGGCCTTTTTTTACCCGGCGCGACAACCAGTTGCCAAACGCAGCGCCATCAAGTTCCGCCGACATGTCGGCGCCGGCGAGCGCGACCAGCGTATCGGCGCAAAATTCATATTCGCCGCCGAACATGGTCAATTCCAGCAGCGGGGCGTTTTCATCGTTGCCGGCAAGCAGGTTGGCCGCGCGGCAGGCGTAATCGTCCAGCGCGCCGGCTTGCGGCACGCCAAAGGCCAGAAACCCCGTCCGGCCAAGATCCTGGACGGTAGAGAAAAGCCCCGGATTCAACACTTTCAGCATTTTCCCACCGCCGCTTCCGCCAGCAAACGGCTATATTCTTCTTCCCCCACCGGCGCAAATTCTATCAGGTCGCCGGGCTGCACTATGAAAGGCTTGTCGCTGTTTTTGTCGAATATCCTGCGGGGCGTCCGGCCGATAAGCCGCCAGCCGCCGGGGCTGTCCACCGGATACATGCCCGTCTGGCTCCCGGCTATGCCGACCGAGCCGGCCGGCACATTAGTTCTGGGCGTTTTGAGCCGGGGACAGGCGATTCTTTCGTCCAACCCGCCCAAATATGGGAATCCCGGCAAAAACCCAAGCATATATACTTTATATTTGACCGACGAGTGGATGTTGACGACTGCTTCCGCAGACAAGCCGCTGTGGCGCGCCACCGCCGCAAGGTCGGGCCCAAATTCCCCGCCGTAGCGCACCGGTATTTTTACGGTACGGGATGAGCGCGCGAAAGACGCTTGCGCGAACATGTCCCGGTTTTCGGCGATATAAGTTTCAATCAAGCCGCGCAGTTCTTTTTTGCTGACGGCAAACGGATCAAAAACGATAGAAAGCGAACGGTAAGTCGGCACTATGTCAACAATGCCCGGGTAAGGGCGCCCCCCGGCGAAAAAGCGCGCGAGCAAATGCACCCTGGCGTTTATTTTTTCATCAATGGCGCAGCCAAATTCAACGGCAATGGCCCGGTCGCCGGTTGTTAAAATTTTAAAAGCAAAAGGCACGGCGGCCTCCTTTGTTATGGGGCGTATTTTCATTGCGCTTCGGCGCCTTGGGCAAAACTAATGGCATTACGGTTTTATTCTGCCCCAAACGGGAAAACCCTTTTTTCGCAATTTTCACGCTTTTCGGGTTCAATGCCGGGCAGCCCTGCGCTTTGGCCGCAACGCGGCGAGCAAGCCTCTTGCCGATGCGGGCGTTTGTCAGGAAACGGCGTTCACGATTGCCGCGAAAACATCTTTGGCGGCCATAATTTTTTCTTCCCCGCCCAAAACGCACAGGTAATTGTCCGCCAAAAGCGCGCGCACCGGTTCCGCCAACGCCCTGATCTCGGCGGCGGCGCAGCCTAGGATCTCATCGCGCTCTTTTTGCCGCATTTTCAAATCCAAGCCGCGCAGGTAATATTCCACCGCCCGCTCCAACCGCAGGGAAACGGACAGCGGCTTGTCTAGGTTGCTGATCGCGCCGATCACGTATTTTCGCATCTCGCGCTCATCCGGGGAAAATTTTTCAATGTAAAGAGGCATTTCTTTAAATACCGCGAGAGTGTCCGCAAGATTGGGGTCGCGGTAGGAATTGAACACCGCGCTGCCGTTATAGTCAAACCTGGCGTTGGCGCCGTAGGCGCCGCCCTTTACCCGTATTTTGTTCCAAAGATAGTCATAGCGCATGATGTTTTCCAAAACGCGCATCGCGCCGCCGTAACGGTAGCCGTGCCGGGCAAAGTTGCCGCCGGCGGCCACGTACTGCACTTGGGCGGAGACGATTATGCCTTCGTTTTTCGTCTTTTGCGCAAAACTATATTTTTGCTTTTCATATATCTGCGCTTTCAAAGGGGAAAAGGCCAAGGACGTTTGCGCAAATACGGCGGCGCGGTCGCTCTCGCCGCAGCAATACGCGACGAGCAGGCCGTTGCGGGCAAAGAGGATGCCGGCGGTTGCTTGCAATTTTTCCTGTATTTTTTTTATATCTTCTTGTAACAATAAATTTAAAAACCGATAATAACTCAAAAAACCCTGTTCGCTATATTTGCCGGCAAGCGAAAAATAAGAAACAAGCCTTTCGGTTACTATGGACTGCCCGCGGGCAAAAAACTCCGCGTCCCAGACGGCCTTGCACTCCCCGATAAGTTCCCAAAGGCGCTTTTCGTCGGAAAACACGCTGTTAAGCAATATTTCGGCCATGATGCCGCACAATTTATCTATGTCGCGGACAAAAGCCTTGCCGGAGACGACAAATTTCGGGCTGTACTCGTCCGCGCCGCCGGCGGCGGGAAAGGTCCTGACATTAAACGCTAAGCCGCCCGTATGGGCATTGATCGTTTTGGCAAGTTCAGCGTAGCCGTATTTTTCGGTTGCGATCCTGCCCAGGAGAGTTTTCAGCAGATGCGCGAAGGGCACCAGTTCCTCCGGCAAGCCCCGCGCGTCAAAATACAGGTTGACATACGCTATTTTATCGGTGAAGGCCGGCAGGTAGAGAAAATCCACTTCATCCTTGTTTTCCAAGCTGTATTTGATTTCTTCCGCCGCGCGGTTTATGTCGCCGCGCTCAAGCAGCGGTATTTTGTCCAACATTTCCCGGCTGTCCGCTTTGCTTTGAACCTCCAGCAGTTTTTTGGTGTTGTCGAGGCAATCGCCCAGTTCTTTGGCGGTGAAGTTCTTTTTTACCGCCGCCAGCTCTTGCGCGATCTTTAGGTTGCTTCCCTCTTGCAGACCGTAACGCGGCGCTAGCGACAATACCGCCCTGTGCGTGTTGTCCAAAAGGCAGTTTTCGATAAGCGATTCATAATAACGGGTGGACAGCTTGTCCCGCAGCCCGCCAAGCAACCGGTCGTAAGCCAGGTAAAGCAGGGGGCTGGCGCCGTACAGCCAACTGTCCATGCAGTTTATCGCGTAGATAAGCCCTTTGGGGTAAACGCCAAAATCCGCTTCGCGCAAGTTAAATTCCATTATGTTCAAAGAAGCGGCAAGCAGTTCTTTGTCTATGCCTTCGATGCTGATGTTTTGCAGCGTCCGATAAATAGTGCCGACAAACTTGTTTTGATCCTCCGTCCGCGCGCCGGCCGCCTTTACGGAAAACACCGGCTGGAGGATACTGCGGGAAAAAGACCCGGACACTTCTTTGCCCACCCCGGCGTCAATTAAGGCTTTTTTCAGGGGCGAGGCCGCAGTTTCCAAAAGGTAGTGTTCCAAAAGTTGCAGGGCCAAATTTTGTTCGGCGTTCAGGGCATCGCCCACAACTGCGTACCAAGCCAAAAAAGTTTTGTTTTTTGCGCTTTCGTCTTTAGCTAAAGGATAAAAGCCCTCCATTTTTGCCGTGCGCGCCGGCATCGCCTGTTTCGCGGGCGGCGGGGCGGCCGGTATCCGACCGAAAGCCGACAGGTATTCCCGGTCAAGGAAATCCAACGTTTCTTCAATCGCCAAATCGCCGTAAAGGAAAATATAGCTGTTGGACGGATGATAGAAAGTCCGATGAAAACGCGTGAATTCTTCCCAACCAAGTTGCGGTATGCTGTCGGGGCTCCCGCCGGACTCAAATCCGTAGGGCGAGGCGGGAAACAGGGCTTTCATCGCCTGCTGTTCCAAAATCGCCTCCGGCGACGAAAACACGCCTTTCATCTCGTTATACACCACCCCCTTGTATTCGAGCGGCAAATCGGGCGACAACAGCTCGTAATGCCAGCCTTCCTGCTGGAAAATATACTTGTTGCGATATATGTCGGGATAAAACACGGCATCAAGGTAAACGTCCATGAGGTTGCGAAAATCCTTGCCGTTGCGGCTGGCCACCGGGTACATGGTCTTGTCCGGGAAGGTCATGGCGTTGACGAAGGTATTCAGCGAACCTTTTACCAATTCGACAAACGGCTCTTTCAGCGGGTATTTGCGCGACCCGCACAGCACGGAATGTTCCAGTATGTGCGGCAGGCCGGTGTCGTCGGACGGCGGCGTATAGAAACTGATCGAAAAAACTTTATTGTCGTCTTTGCTGGCCAGATAAAGCAGCCTGGCGCCGCTTTTCTGATGCCGCATTACATAAGCGTCTGCGTCAATTTCCGCCACACGGGTTTTGCCCTCCAGCAAAAAACCCGCATAATTGCCGTTAATATTCATAAGACTTTTCGCAATGCCCCCCCTGCCTTTATCGGACATGGGGAAAAATCGCGCCCTCCTTTGTCGTAAAAATTTTCAATGTGCCGCCGCTGAAATCAATGGCCGCATTGAAACCGTGAATTTTAAGAAAACGTGCCCGAAACGCAATTGACAAAAAACAGTTCCCGGGCGGCCGGCCGCTTTTGGCGGCAATTGCGCGGCGAAAAACCTTTATGCCTTAAAATTCGTGCGCAGTTGCACCGCTTCCGCCAGGTGCTTGCTTTCTATGGTGGACGCATGGTCAAGGTCGGCGATGGTTTGCGCGACTTTTATTATGCGGTCATGGCTGCGCGCGGAAAGGCCAAGGCTGTCAAAGGCTTTTTCCAACAATTGCTCCGCGGCGCGCGAAAGAGCGCAATGCTTTTTTATTTCTTTATGCCCCATGTGCCCGTTGCAATATAGCCCCTGCCCGTCAAAACGCGCCAGCTGGCGCTCCCTCGCTTCCTGCACGCGCGCGCGTATTGCCCGGGAAAGTTCCGGCGGCTGTTCGCCGCCTTTTATCTCTTTATATTCCATCCGCGGGACGCGCACTTGCAAATCAATGCGGTCAAGCAAAGGGCCGGACAATCTCTTGCGGTAACGCTCAATATCCGCCGCGCCGCAAGAACACGCGTGCGTTGGATCGCCCTGATAGCCGCAGGGGCAGGGGTTCATGGCCGCGACCAGGATAAATCTGGCCGGATACCGCAACGAAGCCTGTACCCTGGCGATCGACACTTCGCCGTCTTCCAGCGGCTGGCGCAGGGCTTCCAGGGCCAAACGGGAAAACTCGGGAAATTCGTCCAAAAACAGCACGCCGTTGTGGCTTAAAGTAACTTCACCCGGTTTGGGTATGCGCCCGCCGCCGATTAAACCGCCGTAGGATATGGTATGGTGCGGGCTGCGAAAGGGCCGCGTAAGCACCGGGCCGTCCTTTTTGCTTAAAAGCCCGGCGACGCTGTATATTTTAGTTACCTCCAGCGATTCCTGCTCGGTCATAGCCGGCAGTATGCCGGGCATCCTCCTTGCCAGCATGGTCTTGCCGGAACCGGGACTGCCGACCAGCATGATATTGTGCCCGCCGGCCGCCGCTATTTCCATGGCGCGTTTGGCCATGCGCTGCCCTTGCACGTCGGAAAAGTCGTCGGCCGTTTCGGCGTTTTGGCAAAATTGCTTAAAATCCGTCGGCGCCGCCGGATCTAAAGTCTTTTCGGCGTTAAGGTGCCCCACTATGTCAAGGACGCTGTCCGCGCCGTAAATGGTCAGGCCGCCCGCAAGCGCCGCCTCCGCCACGTTGCCGCCGGCCAGAAAGAGCGTTTTCTTGCCCTGGCTGCGGGCGTGCGCCGCCATGGGAAGGACGCCCGACACATCGCGTATAAACCCTTCCAGGGAAAGTTCGCCGATAAATACGGCTTCTATGCAGTCCAATTGGCAGATCTGGCCGCTGGCCGCCAATATGCCGACGGCGATAGGCAGATCAAGCCCCGACCCGTCTTTTTTGACGTCGGCGGGCGCCAGGTTGACTGTTATGCGCGTGGCGGGAAAGGAAAAGCCGCTGTTTTTAATCGCCGCCCGCACTCTTTCCCTGGCCTCCTTCACCGCTACGTCGGGAAGTCCCACAATATCAAAAGCCGGCAGGCCATTGGCTATGTCCACTTCAACCGTTACCAGCACCCCGTCAAGGCCATAAGTCGCTTCCCCAAAAGTACGAGCAAACAAGCCGGTTCCCCTTTTCAGCAAAAATCAATCATAAGTAAAAGCGGCGACAATATGGTTGATGCCCTCGCCCCCGGGCATGAAATATACTTCTATGACGTCAAAACGGTAGGACGTGAAGGGCGGGCGTTCTTCTTTTATATAAGAAAGCGCGGCCGACATCACGCGCCGGCGTTTTGTCCTGGTAACGGCTTCCGCCGCCGCGCCGAACTTTTCGTTCGTCCGCGCCTTGACCTCGACGAACACCAGTTCGCCGCCTTTGCGCGCGACTATGTCCAATTCCCCCTGCCTGGTGGAATAATTGGCCGCCAATATTTCATATTTGTGTTTCAGCAAAAAAGCGCGGGCAATTTGCTCGCCTTTTTGCCCAACGGCATTTTTCGGCATACAAGGCGTCCTTTATGTTCCATGCGACTGCATCCAACTATAATAATAACATAAAAATTTTATTTGTTCCTCTATTTTATAATTTGCCGCCAAAGCCGCCGCGGCGGCAAACGCAAAGCGCGGGCGGCGGGGCAAAATAACGCCGGGAACATCCGGCAATCTCCCGCCGCGCCGGCCGCAGGCGATTGTCGGATGTTCCCGCAAACAATTTTTCAGGGCGCGCCCGTATCAGAAAAAAGAAAGCACCGACGCTTTCGTGATTATGCCGCGAAACAAATCGCTTTCGTCAAGCACTACCAAAGGATATTTCGCCTCCGCCGCCAAGGGGATGATGTCGGCCACCGGGGCGTTTATGTCCCTTACTATCTGCAAGTCGCGAACGATCGCCTCGGAAAAAGTTTTCTTCCCGTCCCGCACCAAGAGGGCGTTCTCAAGCGTCATGAGGCCGATGAAATTTAAATGGTCGCCCACGATGTAGGCGCTGGAAACGCCGCTGTTGCGCATAAAAGCCAGCGCCATGTGGATGCCGTCGCCCATCTTGATCATGCAGGTGGGAGTCGATATGACATTGCGGACGGACAGAACTTGCCGGACATCGACGCTGTTGGTGAATTTTCTGACATAGTCGTCGGCCGGACTGGACAGCATGTCCTCGGGAGTGCCTTCCTGCACCATCCGGCCGTCGCGCAAGATGCCGACGCGCGTGCCGATGCGGAAGGCTTCGTTGATGTCATGGGTAATAAAAATGATAGTTTTTTTCATTTTGTTTTGTATGCGCATAAGCTCAAACTGCAAGTCGTTCTTTACCAAAGGGTCAAGCGCCGAAAAGGCCTCGTCCATTAACAGAATATCCGGATCGTTGGCCAGGGCGCGGGCAATGCCGACTCTTTGCTTCATGCCGCCGGACAGCTTGTTTATCGGCGTCCCTTCGCAGCCTTCAAGCCCAACCATCGCGAGCATTTCCATGCCCTTGGCTTCGCGCGCTTTTTTATCGACTCCGCGCACCTCAAGGCCGTAGCAGACGTTTGACAGGACGTTCCTGTGCGTCATCAGCCCGAAATGCTGGAACACCATGGCTATTTTCGTCCGCCTAAGTTCCAGCAGCCGGCGCTCGCCATAGGCCGTAACATCCTCGCCTTCGATGAACACCTTGCCAAAGGTGGGCGGGTTAAGCATGTTGATGCAGCGCAGAATGGTTGATTTGCCCGAGCCGGAAAGCCCGATAAGCACAAAAATCTCCCCGCGCCCGGCCTCAAAGGAAATATCCACCGCCGCCGCCGTAACGCCGGTTTTTTCCAATACGGCCTCATTCGTCGCGTTTTTTTGCAGCATCCGCAAAGCGGCGTGCTTATCGACGGCAAACTCGCGCGCGCGGTAAAACTTATAAAGGTTTTTAACTTCCACAATCGCCGGAACGCTCACCCTGCCCGCCTCTCTTTGCTCATGGCCTGCGTAAGGCGGTCAATGATTATGGCGATGATGACGATGGACGCGCCGGCAATTATGCCGCGCCCGGATTCAGTGCGGTTGATGGCGATAAGCACTTCCATGCCGAGGCCGTTCGCGCCGATCATCGCGCAGGTTACCACCATGCCGACGGTCATCATCATCGTTTGGTTGACGCCGGCCATGATCGTAGGCTTGGCCTGCGGTATCTGTACCTTCAAAAGCGTCTGCCAGCGCGAAGATCCAAACGCTTTCGCCGCCTCCGTAACTTCCGGGTCCACCTGCCTTATGCCGTGGCTGGTCAGCCGTATGACCGGCACTACCGAATAAACAAAGGTGGCCAGGACCGCCGGCGCTTTGCCCGGCCCCATAAGCATGACCGCAGGGATCATGTAGACAAAAACCGGCATGGTCTGCATAGCGTCCAGCACAGGCCGCAGCCAGGCTTCCGCCCGCCGTGCGGTAGATACGAACACCCCGACCGGAAAGCCGAAAAGCAGGGAAAAAAACACCGCCGTGATCACTACGGAAAGAGTTTCGTTCATCATCTCCCAATAACCGAAAATCCCGACCGCCATAAGCATCGCGCCGTACAAGGCGGCGCTTTTCGCCCGGCCGGTCAGCCGCCTGGCGGCGGCCATCACCATGATGATGAACAGCCACCAAGGGATATGCGCGATCACTTGATAGACAAGCCCGATGAAAGTATTTAGAAAGCCCTTGAATATAGCGAAAAAATCACTATAATGTATATTGAGGTAACGCATAAAAGCGTCAATATCGTCAGTAAAATCCAGATGCAGCCACTGCGGGAAATTTATCAGCCATTCGCGCATAAATACCTCCCCATATACTATTTTGCGACATATTCGCGCACCGTCCGCGCCTTGTCCGCAGGCAGCCATTTATCCAGCATGTCGGGATATTTTTTTAACATGTATTTGGCGGCGCCGGCATAGTCGGCCTTGTTGTTTTGCATATAAGCGAGGGCTTCCGCCGTATAGGCGCTTGAAGTGCGGTATTTTTTCAGGAAATCGGCAAACTCCGGCTCGCGGGCGACAAATTTTTTGTTGGCGACCACCGCCACCGGCACGGACGGAAAAGCGGTCCGGCCGGCCAGAAAATCATCCTCGGTACTGTAAGGCGCGTCCTTTAACAGCACAAAGTCGTATTTTCCCGTTATCCAAGTCGGCTCCCAAAGATAGCCCGCAATCGGCTGCCCTTTTTCGTAAGCCGACACGAAAGCGGCGTACAAGGTCGCTTCCGATCCCGGGCGGAAATATATGAAGTTTTCGTTGAGCCGGTAATAGTTGAATTTTTTGAAATTTATATTGTCAACCACCCAGCCGGGGATCGCGCCGTAAAGCCGCCCTTTGCCGGGGTTTTCCTCGTCCCGGAAAACATGCGGGTAGCGCTTCAAATCCGCCACCGAAGAAAGATCGGGCGCGGCGGCCTTGATGCCGCGCCGGGCGTCGCCTTCGATGACATAGCGCGGCACGTATATGCCCTGCCGGTTGTCGTCAAAATTAATGCCCAGCTCGACAATGGAACCGGTTTTCAAATCGTCTTTGTAAGTCGCTATGTTGCTTGTCCACATTTCAAGATTGACATCAATGTCGCCGCGCAAAAGCGCGGTATGCGTAACCGGCGTGGAGCCGGTTATTACCTCTGTTTTCATATTGTAAGCTTTTTCAGCGATTATCTTTACAATTTCGTTGTGTATCCGAATGCTGTCCCAGCCGGCATCCGTCAGCGCCACCTTTTTGTCGCCCTCCGCGCCGGGGCCGCCGCAGGCCGCGCCCAGAAAAACCGCCGCCGCGACTGTCAGGATCCATAAAAATTTTTTCATGCCATACCTCCTTCGCAAACCTTCTGCGGGAACATTACATTTGCTCCCTTGTGATAATTTTGTATAACTATTTTATAATATTTATAATATTTTTGTCAACTTACGGAATTTATTAAAATTTATTTACAGCTAATAACCAATTAATTACCGTTTTTTTCAAAAAACGATATGATGAGCAAAAAGACAAGCGGACATAAAAGATGAAGCGGCCGACTGCCGCCCCGCGCCCGATAAAAACGCGGCCCGGCAATGCGCGAGGCCAATGTTTGGCGCGGCGGCAATCGAGGCGCCGCCCCCCGCGAAAACCAGGAACCCGCGTACGCGTTTTGCCCATAAAACGGCGCTTGGTCAGCGCAAAACGGAGGCCGAAGCCAAAATGAACCTTGAAGGCATTACTTTAGCTTTATTGCGGGAATTTATCAGCGAGGCGCTCCTTAACGGGCGTATCGACAAAGTTACGCAGCCAAGCCGGTTTTCGCTTCTTTTGCGCATAAGGAACCGGCAGAAGGATTTTCACCTTTACATAAACTGCCAAGGCGACGCCCCGCACATGCGGCTGCTGGCCGGACGGCCGACCGGCGCGGACGCGCCGGCGGCCTTTTGCATGTTGCTGCGCAAGCACATAGAAAACGGCCGGATAACCGCCATAAAACAAGAAAACCTGGAGCGGGCGATAATTTTTGACATAGACGCGCTGGGCGTCGGCCGCAACATCATCACGAAGAATTTGATAGTTGAGCTGACCGGCAAAAGCAGCAACATAATTTTAGCGGAGGACGGGGCCATAATCGGCTGCGCCAAGCATATCGGCGAAAATCTGAACAGATTCCGGCAAATGCTGCCCGGGCGCCCCTATCTTCCCCCGCCGCCGCAAAACGGCGGCAA
This window of the Acidaminococcales bacterium genome carries:
- a CDS encoding ABC transporter substrate-binding protein, with amino-acid sequence MKKFLWILTVAAAVFLGAACGGPGAEGDKKVALTDAGWDSIRIHNEIVKIIAEKAYNMKTEVITGSTPVTHTALLRGDIDVNLEMWTSNIATYKDDLKTGSIVELGINFDDNRQGIYVPRYVIEGDARRGIKAAAPDLSSVADLKRYPHVFRDEENPGKGRLYGAIPGWVVDNINFKKFNYYRLNENFIYFRPGSEATLYAAFVSAYEKGQPIAGYLWEPTWITGKYDFVLLKDAPYSTEDDFLAGRTAFPSVPVAVVANKKFVAREPEFADFLKKYRTSSAYTAEALAYMQNNKADYAGAAKYMLKKYPDMLDKWLPADKARTVREYVAK